The Fusarium falciforme chromosome 7, complete sequence genome window below encodes:
- a CDS encoding Fe2OG dioxygenase domain-containing protein, giving the protein MATEIFPVIDLSAGDDWPQTLGPKIVEACQVWGFMILTGHGIPQQKIDRMFDLHKEFCAQPLEVKSECRVDERQIGYDVKNSKIAVNECMVFGGTKGDVAQGKNIPSWWNAEKLADVEYFKSQAHKLGLKLLEVFATHFSLPADYFSAAHNDERGPGSVLRMLHYPKLEERPDKNFPRLYSHTDWGSVTFVWPQGGGLEVETPSKKWMPVPLIPGSIVVNIGDALSLWSGKTLKSTLHKISFDNLPIDQDRWSMAYFVNANQDAKLEILKRDHEGKLVKDHGSIALTAGEYHEVRHYMSEKEDAENNWVGKTEASKFDPRVIHAVESLGIANGSGLVNFSPIAVKQ; this is encoded by the exons ATGGCCACCGAAATTTTCCCTGTCATTGATTTGTCTGCCGGCGACGACTGGCCTCAAACCCTTGGCCCCAAGATCGTTGAAGCTTGCCAAGTCTGGGGCTTTATGATTTTAACCGGACATGGAATCCCTCAGCAGAAGATCGATCGCATGTTCGACTTG CACAAAGAATTCTGCGCACAGCCTCTCGAAGTGAAGTCCGAATGCCGCGTCGACGAGCGACAGATAGGATACGATGTCAAAAATTCTAA AATCGCCGTCAACGAATGCATGGTTTTCGGAGGAACCAAAGGCGATGTTGCCCAAGGCAAGAATATCCCGAGCTGGTGGAATGCCGAGAAACTTGCAGATGTCGAATATTTCAAGTCACAAGCCCACAAGCTAGgtctcaagctcctcgaggtcTTCGCAACTCATTTCAGCCTGCCAGCTGATTACTTCTCTGCGGCCCACAACGATGAGCGAGGCCCAGGGAGTGTCCTCCGTATGCTCCATTATCCCAAACTAGAGGAACGGCCCGATAAGAATTTCCCAAGACTCTACTCTCACACAGATTGGGGCTCCGTCACCTTTGTCTGGCCTCAGGGAGGTGGCTTGGAGGTTGAGACTCCTTCCAAGAAGTGGATGCCTGTCCCGCTTATTCCAGGCTCCATCGTTGTCAACATTGGTGATGCTTTGTCACTATGGAGTGGCAAGACGTTGAAGTCAACCCTGCACAAGATCTCGTTTGACAATTTGCCCATTGATCAGGACCGTTGGTCTATGGCCTACTTTGTCAATGCTAACCAAG ATGCGAAACTGGAGATCCTCAAGCGAGATCATGAAGGGAAACTTGTCAAGGACCATGGCTCCATTGCATTGACAGCAGGAGAGTATCACGAAGTTCGACATTATATGTctgagaaggaagatgcAGAGAACAATTGGGTTGGAAAAACCGAAGCTTCAAAGTTTGATCCGCGGGTCATTCATGCAGTTGAGAGCCTAGGAATTGCAAATGGCTCAGGCTTGGTTAATTTCTCTCCTATAGCTGTTAAGCAGTAG
- a CDS encoding FMN hydroxy acid dehydrogenase domain-containing protein, which translates to MAFDHRLTSIDATILTIGDLKEKAGKALPSPVRDYYNKGSMDLLTVVDNKAAFDQYKLRPRNLKDVSALDTSTTFLGTKVTFPYGFSPSGQHQLAHPDREVATSKGAAMNNIPMVLSTYTSKSPEDIIAQGTGNPYMMYICFFKDRSKTLEIIKRAEAARFKAIIISIDVTALGLRLNEYRNNFKLPPRVTNVLIADPTEAQKKRPEWDPSITWEDSINPVLNPDGISLAIQHGVDGILISNHGGHQLDGVPATLDALRECAPVAKNKIKLAIDGGIRRGSDIFKALALGADFCLAGRPPLWGLAYNGADGVDLSVKILLREFRTCMALCGCKTVDEISSAHLSTLSLDGRLSRL; encoded by the exons ATGGCGTTCGATCATCGACTCACTAGCATCGATGCCACTATTCTCACCATCGGTGATCTCAAAGAAAAGGCAGGCAAGGCACTGCCTAGTCCTGTGAGAG actattataataagggctcCATGGATCTCTTGAC TGTCGTGGACAATAAGGCAGCCTTTGACCAGTACAAGTTAAGACCACGCAACCTGAAAGATGTATCAGCCCTAGACACCTCTACGACCTTCCTGGGCACAAAG GTTACATTCCCTTATGGATTCTCACCCAGCGGCCAGCATCAACTAGCTCATCCAGATAGAGAGGTGGCCACATCCAAAGGTGCGGCCATGAATAACATCCCAATGGTTCTGTCGACCTACACCTCAAAGTCACCTGAGGATATCATAGCCCAGGGGACGGGGAACCCTTATATGATGTACATCTGTTTCTTCAAGGATCGCAGCAAAACTCTTGAGATTATCAAGCGAGCCGAAG CCGCTAgattcaaggccatcattATCTCTATCGACGTTACCGCACTAGGTCTCCGACTAAATGAGTACCGCAACAACTTCAAGCTGCCCCCTAGAGTCACCAATGTCTTGATTGCAGACCCAACCGAGGCCCAGAAGAAGCGCCCAGAGtgggatccatccatcacttGGGAAGATTCTATCAA TCCAGTCCTCAACCCTGATGGTATTAGCTTGGCCATCCAGCATGGAGTTGACGGaatcctcatctccaaccacGGAGGTCATCAGCTCGATGGCGTCCCAGCGACACTAGATGCCTTGCGCGAGTGCGCACCAgtggccaagaacaagatcaagCTTGCCATTGACGGCGGAATCAGGCGAGGATCCGACATTTTCAAGGCCCTTGCTTTGGGCGCCGACTTCTGCCTGGCTGGCCGACCTCCGTTATGGGGGCTTGCT TATAATGGAGCTGACGGTGTTGACTTGTCGGTCAAGATTCTCCTTCGGGAGTTCCGAACGTGCATGGCACTCTGCGG TTGCAAGACGGTCGATGAGATCTCCAGTGCTCATCTATCAACACTGAGCCTAGATGGCAGGCTTAGTCGCCTTTAA
- a CDS encoding AA-permease domain-containing protein, translating to MAELVQKEKLEDLRAVESNPQEGETLQQPELRREFKPRQVFMFSIACAIGTGLVIGSGSGLSRGGPGSQLIAYCTIGATVFFVMTALGEMAAFLLMDKGFGGYATRMVDPAFGFATGWNYFFKYIMYWRPDLNVVIWITVFGAVIITINVMHVSSFGETEFWLGTLKLLIMTTLILSTFIVAMGGGPNHYRSGFKYWQEPGAFAEYLVEGNKGIFLGWWACMVQACFAFTGTEVVGMTFGETPNPRKNVPIAVRQTFWRIACFYILGVLVLGMAIPYDNDMLIGATKQATSGAASPFVVSISIAGIGVFPDIINGCLLVFTLSAASLDGQAPRIFTKTRENGNPVWAVAVLSIFIALGYMNASYDAFIPYFKADVFILKYIGLVVFVGNIAWWKIAKKTTFWRASAIDLTTGRREFEELESIEDSSWKNGFFKRVFAKLQRRS from the exons ATGGCTGAACTCGTCCAAAAGGAAAAGCTCGAAGACCTGCGAGCGGTCGAATCCAACCCCCAGGAAGGGGAGACACTGCAGCAGCCCGAGCTGCGGAGAGAGTTTAAGCCGCGACAGGTCTTCATGTTCTCTATTGCTTGCGCGATCGGAACTGGCCTTGTTATTGGCTCTGGAAGCGGTCTTTCCCGAGGAGGCCCGGGTAGCCAGCTCATTGCGTACTGTACCATTGGAGCGACGGTTTTCTTCGTCATGACAGCCTTGGGCGAAATGGCGGCCTTTCTACTGATGGATAAGGGATTTGGAGGATATGCTACTCGTATGGTTGACCCGGCTTTTGG ttttgctaccGGTTGGAATTACTTTTTCAAGTACATCATG TATTGGCGACCAGATCTCAACGTTGTAATTTGGATCACCGTCTTTGGCGCTGTTATTATCACCATAAAC GTGATGCATGTTAGCAGTTTTGGAGAGACCGAATTCTGGCTTGGGACTCTCAAGCTCTTGATCATGACGACACTCATCTTATCGACGTTTATCGTCGCCATGGGTGGCGGACCCAACCATTACCGATCGGGCTTCAAATACTGGCAAGAGCCGGGGGCGTTTGCCGAGTATCTCGTCGAGGGGAATAAGGGCATATTCTTGGGGTGGTGGGCGTGCATGGTGCAGGCCTGTTTTGCATTCACT GGCACCGAAGTTGTTGGCATGACCTTTGGAGAAACGCCTAACCCAAGGAAGAATGTGCCCATTGCTGTTAGACAAACCTTCTGGCGCATCGCCTGCTTCTATATCCTCGGCGTCTTGGTCCTTGGCATGGCTATCCCTTATGACAACGACATGCTGATTGGAGCGACAAAGCAAGCAACTAGCGGTG CTGCCTCCCCTTTCGTCGTATCCATCAGCATTGCTGGTATCGGCGTTTTCCCTGACATTATCAATGGATGCCTTCTGGTGTTTACCCTCAGTGCTGCAAGCTTAG ATGGACAGGCCCCTCGCATCTTTACTAAGACTCGTGAGAATGGAAACCCTGTCTGGGCTGTCGCCGTTCTATCTATTTTCATTGCCCTTGGCTATATGAACGCAA GCTATGATGCGTTTATTCCATACTTCAAAGCTGATGTTTTCATTCTCAAGTATATTGGCTTGGTCGTATTTGTCGGAAATATCGCATGGTGGAAGATTGCAAAGAAAACCACCTTTTGGAGAGCCTCGGCGATCGATCTCACTACGGGCAGGCGTGagtttgaggagcttgagagcATTGAGGATTCTAGCTGGAAGAATGGGTTTTTCAAGAGGGTATTTGCGAAGCTTCAAAGGCGGTCATGA
- a CDS encoding MFS domain-containing protein: MSVEDVVITFDNPQDPYDPRNWPLKRKVYTTLLYGLSTMGSTFSTASFSTGIHEMMKEFKISEEVASLGTSLILMGFAFGPLIWAPVSELYGRKLPMAVPYFVAVCFTFGTAAAKDTQTLLITRFFAGFFGSAPLCITGGVLADMFSPQQRGLALTGYALAVIGGPVLGPIVGGGVMYAGLGWRWTQLITGIIMAVMVVLDFACINESYPPILLVRKARGLRLETRNWSYHAQHEERDATFREMVTKFVVRPIQLLMTPICFFSALHASFAFICLFIGACLGSLVNTVCSRWYVARLKANNGRGTPEHRLPPMMIGAVFLMAGLFMIGNTADPDSFPWIVPMIAATMMGLGFFTIFQSVISYQIDTFPQHAASAAAANTFMRSMLASIFPPIVPKMYSALGIKNASNLTGYVALALLPIPWIFFYFGARIRAKGRWTARRT; this comes from the exons ATGTCAGTCGAAGATGTTGTCATCACCTTTGACAACCCGCAAGACCCATATGACCCGCGAAATTGGCCCCTGAAGCGAAAGGTATACACCACTCTGCTCTATGGTCTCAGCACGATGGGCTCGACATTTTCCACGGCTTCATTCTCAACAGGAATCCacgagatgatgaaggagtTTAAAATTTCGGAAGAGGTGGCAAGTCTAGGGACgagcttgatcttgatggGTTTCGCATTTGGCCCCCTGATTTGGGCACCAGTCAGTGAGCTCTATGGACGGAAACTTCCTATGGCTGTGCCATATTTTGTAGCGGTCTGCTTTACCTTTGGCACTGCAGCTGCCAAGGATACACAGACGTTACTTATTACACGGTTCTTTGCGGGCTTCTTTGGGAGTGCACCTCTGTGTATCACTGGTGGCGTGCTTGCGGATATGTTCTCACCACAACAAAGGGGGCTCGCCTTGACGGGTTATGCTCTGGCTGTTATCGGTGGACCTGTGTTGG GCCCCATTGTTGGTGGAGGTGTGATGTATGCTGGGTTGGGTTGGCGTTGGACGCAGCTCATCAccggcatcatcatggctgtcATGGTTGTCCTCGACTTTGCCTGTATCAACGAGTCTTATCCTCCCATTCTCCTTGTCCGCAAGGCCCGCGGGCTTCGTTTGGAGACCAGAAACTGGTCATACCACGCTCAGCATGAGGAGCGGGATGCTACATTCAGAGAAATGGTCACCAAATTCGTGGTAAGGCCGATTCAGCTCTTGATGACGCCTATCTGCTTTTTCTCTGCTTTACATGCAAGTTTTG CCTTCATCTGCCTCTTTATCGGTGCTTGCCTGGGCTCACTTGTTAATACCGTGTGTTCAAGATGGTATGTGGCTCGTCTCAAAGCCAACAATGGCCGCGGCACCCCTGAGCATCGTCTTCCCCCAATGATGATAGGTGCGGTGTTTCTCATGGCTGGTCTCTTCATGATTGGTAACACTGCCGATCCCGACTCCTTCCCCTGGATCGTGCCTATGATAGCCGCAACAATGATGGGTTTAGGCTTCTTTACAATCTTTCAGTCAGTCATAAGCTACCAGATTGACACGTTTCCGCAGCATGCAGCGAGCGCTGCCGCTGCTAACACGTTTATGCGGAGCATGCTTGCCAGCATCTTTCCGCCTATAGTGCCAAAGATGTACTCGGCGCTGGGTATAAAGAACGCATCTAACCTGACTGGTTACGTGGCATTGGCATTGCTTCCTATCCCCTGGATATTCTTCTACTTTGGTGCAAGGATTCGAGCAAAGGGTAGATGGACCGCGAGGAGGACCTGA
- a CDS encoding Zn(2)-C6 fungal-type domain-containing protein translates to MHMPRKRNVASRKRSGCVTCRARRLKCDEAKPHCSNCTRLRLQCGGYVTRFRFRDQTDLLRNKHQRNEIDKASPQTANEAPGTPRLGDNQGQESTHPTPPPDTGRLSTSLLPCAGEIESSPQSIVPGDDTPVIVQDIDLDQSHQTDPEAQQTAVDNSAISPPLAVEPFLNPSVASIRASQDHGLIDATTSPASSHEAAPALVETQLERFPLVDSPEQQRPGSTPHLARFEITGIEAIFPIIQNSPASSEWTDQQTDTSWCGFPTVVQEPEPPSVAPPGLFEAAKFPQDMIYYHHLCDPSLSGLLSVLGVRDVLGIGGLDKGFFHAALALSALHMSQSSSVSKVVADCAALHALDHFVDALGYMRSAHLSDGIATIDAPGRGQNTIAWLATLLLLANFELNRGQIKLWYVHSHAAVTYLSHNVSQVGELPVGKSIIRSFSRIAAYLEIFDRSYTACHSLATSNVSAMLGASLRTSTDSFDRLLYILPRVGEFEEECRTSPQLDSHWRAQARSLIDELKAWRRSLADRDVPSADEVDADPWKLSEDGSTLIIRPLTLSRAANPAKAATSFMHYLVSLVRLEMKYSPGVRRKLPENGRKLILVACRLAAGVSSSVCAASNAYGHGMVPALMNAYYSSDDHAAKAWIKDWISLFPRDREGIWNVRHAHRLLEYIDQEYSQRGSRLGWEVIKVRMVDLEENSIPQDDDDGSDHFSVEIYSRCARGWSIDFVEIP, encoded by the exons ATGCATATGCCTCGAAAGCGAAACGTGGCCTCGAGGAAACGTAGCGGATGCGTAACTTGTCGTGCACGTCGTCTCAAGTGTGATGAGGCCAAACCACATTGTTCCAAT TGTACCCGGCTCCGGCTACAATGCGGGGGCTACGTTACTCGATTCAGGTTCAGAGACCAGACTGACTTGTTGAGGAACAAGCACCAGAGAAATGAAATAGACAAGGCGTCTCCACAGACGGCAAACGAGGCGCCAGGGACCCCGAGACTCGGAGATAATCAAGGGCAGGAGTCGACCCATCCAACCCCTCCGCCAGACACTGGCCGGCTGTCGACTTCGTTACTCCCATGCGCAGGCGAAATAGAGTCGTCTCCACAATCCATCGTACCTGGAGACGATACCCCAGTAATTGTTCAGGACATCGATCTAGATCAAAGTCATCAAACAGACCCTGAAGCTCAACAAACAGCTGTCGACAACTCTGCAATCTCGCCTCCTCTTGCCGTGGAACCCTTTCTCAACCCCTCAGTCGCCTCAATTCGAGCCTCCCAAGACCATGGACTCATCGACGCCACCACAAGTCCAGCATCCAGCCATGAAGCAGCGCCTGCTCTTGTCGAAACACAGCTCGAGAGGTTCCCTCTTGTTGACAGCCCCGAGCAACAACGACCTGGCTCGACACCACACCTCGCTCGATTTGAAATCACGGGAATCGAAGCGATTTTCCCAATTATCCAAAACTCTCCGGCCTCGAGTGAGTGGACCGACCAACAGACTGATACAAGTTGGTGTGGGTTTCCAACCGTTGTCCAAGAGCCTGAGCCGCCTTCAGTTGCGCCTCCAGGTCTATTTGAAGCGGCAAAGTTCCCACAGGACATGATATACTATCATCATCTGTGTGACCCTTCATTATCGGGCCTCCTCTCTGTCCTTGGGGTTCGTGATGTTCTAGGCATCGGTGGGTTGGACAAGGGCTTCTTTCACGCCGCTCTGGCCTTATCCGCCCTTCACATGTCCCAGTCATCTTCTGTGTCCAAGGTGGTTGCCGACTGCGCTGCCCTACACGCGTTAGATCACTTTGTCGACGCTCTCGGTTACATGCGGTCAGCGCATTTGAGCGATGGTATTGCCACAATTGATGCACCTGGGAGGGGCCAAAATACCATCGCATGGCTTGCCACTTTGCTTCTGCTTGCCAATTTTGAGCTCAACCGGGGGCAAATAAAGCTCTGGTATGTGCACAGTCATGCTGCTGTGACATATCTATCCCACAACGTTTCTCAAGTTGGCGAACTACCTGTCGGGAAGTCCATCATCCGCTCATTCTCCCGGATTGCCGCTTACCTGGAAATCTTCGATCGATCATATACTGCTTGCCATAGCCTTGCAACTTCAAACGTATCCGCAATGCTTGGAGCATCTCTGAGGACTTCGACGGACTCGTTTGACCGGCTACTCTACATATTGCCTAGAGTGGGTGAGTTTGAAGAAGAATGCCGGACAAGTCCTCAACTTGATAGTCACTGGCGTGCGCAAGCACGGAGCCTTATCGATGAGTTGAAAGCATGGCGGAGGTCTCTGGCTGACCGTGACGTGCCGTCTGCAGATGAGGTAGATGCCGACCCATGGAAGTTGAGTGAAGATGGCTCGACATTGATAATTCGCCCCTTGACTCTGAGCCGCGCTGCCAACCCAGCGAAGGCTGCCACTAGCTTCATGCACTACCTGGTGTCACTGGTGAGGCTTGAAATGAAGTATTCACCTGGAGTGAGACGAAAGCTTCCGGAGAACGGACGCAAGCTTATTCTTGTTGCTTGTCGTCTCGCAGCTGGTGTGTCTAGCTCCGTCTGTGCCGCCAGCAACGCCTATGGTCATGGAATGGTTCCTGCATTAATGAACGCCTACTATTCGTCCGACGACCATGCAGCAAAGGCGTGGATCAAAGACTGGATCTCTCTGTTTCCACGGGACAGAGAAGGGATATGGAATGTGCGCCATGCTCACAGGCTGCTTGAGTACATTGATCAAGAGTACAGCCAACGAGGGTCGAGGCTTGGCTGGGAAGTTATTAAAGTAAGAATGGTTGACCTGGAGGAAAATAGTATACCacaggatgacgatgacggatCGGACCATTTCTCGGTAGAGATCTACTCCCGTTGTGCACGTGGCTGGAGTATCGACTTTGTAGAAATCCCATGA
- a CDS encoding Branched-chain-amino-acid aminotransferase, with the protein MSPSAIATPPEASTLASQPKLGELRSKGMHRDLVPECEQGPVPAADDPVRFTQKATTAHMVKVRWTAENGWENAEMVPYGKISLEPTASVLHYATETFEGMKVYRGYDNKLRLFRPQLNCARMLRSNARVALPSFSPQGLLDVITRYVATECPRWLPEPGTNLYLRPAMIGSGEALGISVPAEALFFLFAALFPQASKAPHPGVKLLASSSDIIRAWPGGFGNAKVGASYGPAMAAHGRAREKGCGQTLWLFGPENYVTEAGASNFFVIWKRKDTQQLELVTSSLDTGVILPGVTRQSVLEIARERLAKDTVSQWSELQPLEVVERPLTMDEIAEAHTDGRLVECFVSGTAMFITPVSYIRYNDTDVSFPMTVTSAGTKTPLCQYSTKIKSWLEDIIYGRVEHEWGHVIEE; encoded by the exons ATGAGCCCCAGCGCCATCGCAACTCCCCCAGAGGCTTCAACCCTGGCTTCTCAGCCGAAGCTTGGTGAGCTTAGGTCGAAGGGAATGCACAGAGACCTTGTTCCAGAATGTGAACAAGGCCCGGTTCCGGCTGCCGATGACCCTGTGAGGTTCACGCAGAAGGCCACCACCGCTCACATGGTGAAGGTGCGCTGGACTGCAGAGAATGGCTGGGAAAATGCAGAGATGGTGCCCTACGGCAAGATTTCACTTGAACCCACTGCTAGCGTCCTGCATTACGCTACTGAGACGTTC GAAGGAATGAAAGTGTACCGCGGATACGACAACAAGCTCCGTCTGTTCCGACCTCAGCTCAACTGCGCTCGCATGCTCAGGTCCAATGCTAGAGTGGCCCTTCCATCATTCAGTCCCCAAGGACTGCTTGATGTCATCACCCGCTACGTGGCGACCGAGTGTCCCCGTTGGTTGCCAGAGCCTGGCACCAATCTCTACCTAAGACCAGCCATGATCGGAAGTGGTGAGGCATTGGGAATCAGTGTCCCAGCCGAGgccctcttctttcttttcgcAGCCTTATTCCCTCAAGCCTCCAAGGCACCACACCCTGGTGTCAAGCTATTGGCCAGCAGTTCTGACATTATTCGCGCCTGGCCTGGAGGATTCGGCAACGCCAAGGTGGGTGCCAGCTACGGACCGGCTATGGCGGCACATGGCAGGGCTCGTGAGAAGGGATGCGGGCAGACCCTGTGGCTATTCGGACCCGAGAACTACGTGACCGAGGCGGGAGCAAGTAACTTCTTTGTCATTTGGAAACGGAAGGATACACAACAGCTGGAACTAGTGACAAGCTCACTCGATACCGGCGTCATTCTCCCCGGTGTTACCCGACAGAGTGTCTTGGAGATCGCTAGAGAGAGGCTAGCAAAGGACACTGTATCCCAATGGTCTGAGCTCCAGCCGCTGGAGGTTGTCGAGCGGCCTTTGACTATGGATGAGATCGCCGAAGCTCATACCGATGGCCGCCTTGTCGAATGCTTCGTCAGTGGAACTGCA ATGTTTATTACCCCTGTTTCATACATTCGGTATAATGACACAGACGTGTCCTTCCCTATGACTGTTACAAGCGCCGGTACAAAGACTCCTTTGTGCCAATATTCCACAAAGATCAAGTCTTGGCTGGAAGATATCATTTATGGGCGTGTTGAGCATGAGTGGGGTCATGTCATCGAGGAGTAA
- a CDS encoding M20-dimer domain-containing protein: MDYVKFCESVDKLQGRFIDRLRDAIEIPSVSSETGRRADTIKMAHWTMAQMKELGVEVRLKSLGKESGTDLDLPPLILGRFGNDADKPTIMVYSHYDVQPASLQDGWEHDPWTLTESNEVLHGRGTSDDKGPLVNWLNMLEAFQDANQEVPVNLAFFLEGMEENGSVGFRAALEDEANQFLSDVDAVCLTDVAWASNTQPTIPRGLRGVLFYRITIRGAQEDAHSGLFGGAISEPMTDIVNIMSSLVDSQGKLLIPGIYDAVLEVTDEERESYEKLPLTPEALDGGIGGRLLHATKAETIISKWRQPSLSLHRIENLKPGPGATTSIPAALVGKFSIRTVPRMEASEVDALVRQHIEARFKQLQSKNELDIVCVHQSDWFYEDVDHWNYQAAIKAIEQTWDVTPPITCEGGSIPIALDMKKVLKKNVLLLPVGRPTDGIHSVNEKLDKINYFNAIKVYGSYLGEIAARWQGK; encoded by the exons ATGGACTACGTCAAATTCTGCGAAAG CGTCGATAAGCTTCAAGGCCGCTTCATCGACA GACTCCGAGATGCAATCGAAATCCCTTCTGTATCTTCCGAGACTGGCCGCAGGGCCGACACTATCAAG ATGGCCCATTGGACCATGGCTCAGATGAAAGAACTGGGCGTTGAGGTACGGCTCAAGTCTCTGGGCAAAGAATCTGGAACAGACCTAGACTTGCCCCCGTTGATCCTTGGCCGGTTCGGAAATGATGCCGATAAGCCTACAATCATGGTCTACAGCCATTACGATGTGCAGCCAGCCAGTCTacaggatggatgggagcATGATCCATGGACCTTGACAGAGAGTAACGAAGTTCTGCATGGTAGAGGGACCTCCGACGACAAAGGCCCGCTGGTGAACTGGCTCAACATGCTGGAAGCCTTTCAAGACGCGAACCAAGAAGTCCCGGTGAACCTGGCGTTTTTCTTGGAGGGCATGGAGGAGAATGGCTCAGTTGGGTTCCGCGCCGCCCTTGAAGACGAAGCAAACCAGTTCCTCTCTGACGTTGATGCCGTGTGCTTGACCGATGTGGCTTGGGCGAGCAACACGCAGCCAACGATTCCTCGAGGTCTCAGGGGAGTCCTGTTCTACAGAATCACCATCCGTGGCGCTCAAGAAGATGCCCACAGTGGCCTTTTTGGCGGCGCCATTTCGGAGCCAATGACTGACATAGTCAATATCATGAGCTCCCTTGTGGACTCCCAGGGCAAGTTGCTCATTCCCGGAATCTATGATGCTGTGCTCGAGGTCACTGATGAAGAGCGAGAGTCTTATGAGAAGCTACCGCTGACACCTGAAGCCCTGGATGGGGGGATCGGGGGTAGACTGCTCCATGCAACGAAAGCAGAAACAATTATTTCCAA ATGGCGACAACCGTCTCTCAGCCTCCATCGCATAGAGAATCTAAAGCCCGGGCCGGGAGCGACCACCTCAATCCCCGCCGCCCTGGTCGGAAAGTTCAGTATCCGGACAGTTCCACGCATGGAGGCCAGCGAAGTGGATGCTCTGGTTCGCCAGCACATTGAAGCAAGATTCAAGCAGCTTCAGAGCAAGAATGAGCTTGATATTGTTTGCGTGCACCAGAGTGACTGGTTCTATGAAGACGTCGACCATTGGAACTACCAGGCGGCGATCAAGGCCATAGAACAAACTTGGGACGTTACTCCTCCAATCACTTGTGAAGGTGGCAG TATCCCAATCGCTCTGGACATGAAAAAGGTTTTGAAGAAAAACGTCCTCTTGCTCCCAGTAGGGAGGCCGACTGATGGTATCCATTCTGTGAACG AAAAGCTAGACAAGATAAACTA CTTTAACGCAATCAAAGTTTATGGCTCATATCTCGGGGAGATAGCTGCTCGATGGCAGGGAAAATGA